CCGTCGATCGTCCAGTGGGACGACCACGAGGTCACCAACAATTGGTACCCGGGCGAGATCCTCGGCGACAGCCGGTACACGGAGAAGAGCGTGGACGTGCTCGCCGCGCGGGCCCGGCGGGCGTTCTCCGAGTACTTCCCGGTCTCCACGCTGCGCCGCCCCGGCGGCCGCGTCCACCGGGTGCAGCGCCACGGCCCGCTGCTGGACGTCTTCGTGCTGGACATGCGGACCCACCGCAACGCGAACTCCCCGGGTGACCAGGCCACCGACCGGGAGGGCATCCTCGGCCGCGAGCAGCTGGAGTGGCTGAAGAGGGAGCTGTCCCGGTCGCGCGCGGTGTGGAAGGTGATCGCGTCCGACATGCCGCTCGGTCTCGTCGTGCCGGACACCGGGGACGGCGAACCGAACATCGAGGCGGTGGCCCAGGGCGACCCGGGGGTCCCGCTCGGCCGGGAACTGCAGATCGCCGAGCTGCTGCGGTTCGTCAAGCACCGGCGGATCACCGGCACGGTCTGGCTGACGGCGGACGTGCACCACACCTCGGCGCAGCACTACCAGCCGTCGCGCGCCGCGTTCACCGACTTCGAGCCGTTCTGGGAGTTCGTCTCGGGTCCGCTGAACGCGGGGGCCTTCCCGGCCGTCGCGCTCGACGGCACGTTCGGCCCGGAGCGGGTGTTCGTGAAGGCTCCGACGAGGGCGAACGTCTCGCCCGCGGAGGGCTACCAGTTCTTCGGGGAGGTCGACATCGACGGCGACAGCGCGGAACTGACGGTCCGGCTGCGCGAGCAGGACGGCACCGTGCTGTTCACCAAGGTGCTCCGGCCGGGCCTGGTCGGCCAGTAGATCCCGTACCCTCGTCACCGTGTCGCGCACCGCTGTCATCCCACGGTGCGCGACATGCACACCGCGATGACGAAGACGGCCCCATTGAACCGTCAATTGAACCCCAAACGGGACAGAAACCCGCTTAACCCATCAGTCACATACTGTTCGTGATCGCGCAACACCGTTCCTTCACAGTGGGTGCATGAAGCGGAAGATGACTGATGTGACGCGCGCGAAGAACGGCCGTCCCGTGCACCACTGGCGGCGGGACGTCGTCGAACTCGCCGCCCTCTTCACCGCCGTGGCGGTCGCCGACGCCGTGGCCAACCTCATCGGGCACGGACCCGACGGCCCGACGCTGCTGGTGGTCTCCGCGGTCGTGCTGCTCGCCACCGCGGCCTTCCACACCTGGTGGGCACGCCGCCACGGCCACGCACCGCCGGCCGACGATACCGGTGCCCGGCCGGGCACCGCCGGGCGGACGGCGGCCGACGAGGTCTCCCCCCACAACGCGCTGTGGCGGCTGCGGACGACCGTGCGGGACGAGCCGGGCTCCCTGGCCGCGCTCTGCTCGGCCCTCGCCGGCCACCGGGTGGACATCCTGAGCCTGCAGACCCATCCGCTGGGCGACGGCACGGTCGACGAGTTCCTGCTGCGCGCCCCCGGAACGCTCGGCGCCGGCGAGATCACCCGGGCGGTGTCCCTGGCCGGCGGCACCAGCACCTGGATCGAGCGGGCCGACGCCCACGACCTGGTGGACGCCCCGACCCGGATCCTCGGCCTGGCCACCCGCACCGCCCTGGACGCGGCCGAACTTCCCCTCGCGCTGCGCCAGCTGCTGGGCCGGTGCACCATCCGCCAGCTCCCCGCGGCCCCGGCCGGGCGCGCGGGCGACGCCGACGCCGTACCGGCGGAGGGGGTGCTGGAGGACACCGTGCTGCGGCTGCGCGCCCCGGAGGGCGGTGTGATCACCGTGGAGCGGCCGTACCTGCCGTTCACCCCGACCGAGTTCGCACGGGCCCGGGCGCTGGTGGAGCTGGACTCCCGGCTCGGCCCCCGCGTCCCGCGCGGCCGGGACGTGCTGACCCTGCCGGAGGGCGACGCCATCACCGTGCACCGGGCCGACACCGGCGACGTGGAGGCGGCGAAGGAGATGCACGAGCGGTGCTCGGCCCGCACCCTCGCCATGCGCTACCACGGGCCGGTCGGCGACGCGGACCGCTACCTCAACCACCTGCTCTCCCCGCGCTTCGGACGCACGCTCGCCGTGCGGACCGCCTCGGGGCGCGTCGTCGGCCTCGGCCACCTGCTGTGGGACGGCGACGAGACGGAGGTCGCGCTGCTCGTCGAGGACGCCTGGCAGCGGCGCGGCATCGGCACCGAACTGCTGGGCCGCCTGGTGGCGATGGCGGCGGAGGCGGGCTGCGAGAGCGTCTACGCCGTCACCCAGTCCTCCAACACCGGCATGGTCGCCGCGATGCGCGGCCTCGGCCTGCCCCTCGACTACCAGATCGAGGAGGGCACCCTGGTGATCACGGCCCGGCTGGCGGCGGCCCCGGCGGCCAGCGGGCTGCCCGCGCGCGACTGATCGGCGCGCTCGCTGCGAGGAACGGCCCGGCGGACACCGGGCCGTTCGCTCGTTCACCCGAGGGCGCCGTCCAGGTCGGCCCACAGGTCGTCGACGTCCTCCAGGCCCACCGACAGCCGCAGCAGCCGGTCGCTGACCCCGGCGCCCCGGCGGTCCTCGGCGTCCACGATGCGGTGGCTGATGGACGCCGGGTGCTGGATGAGGGAGTCGACGCTGCCGAGGCTGACGGCCGGGGTCACCAGCCGGACCCCGCCGATGACGGCGTGCGGGTCGCCGTGCACCTCGAAGGCGACCATCGCGCCGCCGATGGCGGGGTAGTGCACCCGCTCGACCCGCGGGTCGGCGGCGAGCCGGCGGGCGAGTTCGGCGGCCGTCCGCGACGCGGCCCGCACCCGGACCGGCAGCGTGGCCAGGCCGCGCAGCAGCAGGTATCCGGCCAGCGGGTGCAGGACCCCGCCGGTGGCGAATCGGACCTGCCGCAGCCGGCCCGCGAACTCCTCGTCGCAGGCCACCACCCCGGCCAGTACGTCGCCGTGCCCGCCCAGGTACTTGGTGGCGCTGTGCAGCACCAGTCGGGCGCCGTGCTCGGCGGGACGCTGGAGCACGGGTGTGGCGAAGGTGTTGTCGACCATCAGCGGCACGGACCCGCAGGCGTGGGCGACGGCCCTCAGGTCCACCTCGGCGAGGGTCGGGTTGGCCGGGGACTCGACGAGGACGCAGCCGGTGTCCGGGCGCAGCGCCTCCGCGATGCCGGCCGGGTCGGTCCAGGTGACCTCGGAGCCGAGCAGCCCGGCGGTCAGCAGGTGGTCGCTGCAGCCGTACAGCGGGCGCACCGCCACCACGTGCCGCAGGCCCAGGGAGGCCCGCACCAGCAGGACCGCGCTGAGGGCGGCCATGCCGCTGGCGAACGCGACGGCGGTCTCGGTGCCCTCCAGCCGGGCGAGCGCGGTCTCGAAGCGGGCGACCGTGGGGTTGCCGAGGCGGGCGTAGACGGGCGGGCCGTCCGGCTCGGCGCCGGTCGTGGCGAACGCGTCGATCCGGGCGGCCTCGGCCCGGCTGTCGGCGGAGGGGTAGGTGGTCGACAGGTCGATCGGCGGGACGTGCAGGCCCTGCCCGGCGAGGTCGTCGCGGCCGGCGTGCACGGCCTCGGTGGCCAGTGCCCGGGTACGGGTCGGTGACTTGGTGCGCGCTGTCTCCATGGCGAGAGGGTGAACACCGGCCGGGGTCGGATGCGGGAACCCCGTGTTACGTTCGGCCGGTGGCCGAATCTGTCGTACTGGATCCGGTGGACCTCCATCTGCTGCGGCTGTTGCAGAACGACGCCCGGACGACCTACCGGGACCTCGCCGCGCAGGTCGGGGTGGCGCCGTCCACCTGCCTGGACCGGGTGACCCGGCTGCGCCGCGCGGGCGTGATCCTCGGGCACCAGCTCCGGCTGGATCCGGCCAAGCTGGGGCGTGGTCTGGAGGCACTGCTGTCGGTGCAGGTCCGGCCGCACCGGCGGGAGCTGGTGGGCCCGTTCGTGGACCGCATCCGGGCGCTGCCGGAGTCCCGGACCGTCTTCCACCTCACCGGCCCCGACGACTATCTCGTCCATGTCGCCGTCGCCGACATGGCGGACCTGCAACGGCTCGTCCTCGACGAGTTCACGGCCCGCCGCGAGGTGGCCCGGGTGGAGACCCGCCTGATCTTCCAGCAGTGGGACTGCGGCCCCCTGCTGCCGCCCGCGCACCAGTGACGTCCCGCCGGTCGGTTCGGACCGGCCCGGCCGATCCCCCCGCAGGCGCAAACCCGGTGACGGGCCGGGGCCGTCGTACGAGGATGGTCCGCATGTCAGAGACCAAGATCCCGCTGCCCCGTGAGGTCGCCGACGCCTTCGTCGACGAGCTCATCGCCCTCGACCCGGTGACCGGAACCTACCTCGGAGTGAGGGAGAGCTCGAGCCGGCTGCCCGACACCTCGCCCGCGGGCCAGGAGGCGCTGGCGGAGCTGGCGCGCCGGACGCTGGCGCGGCTGGACCAGGCCGAGCGGCGGCCCGGCGCGGACCGCGACATCGAGCGGCGCTGCGCCCGGCTGCTGCGCGAGCGGCTGACCGCCGAACTCGCCGTGCACGAGGCCGACGAGGGACTGCGCGCGGTCGGCAACATGAGCACGGCCGCCCACCACGTGCGCGAGGTGTTCACGGTGACCCCGGCGGACACCGAGGAGGACTGGGCGGCGATCACCGAGCGGCTGCGGGCGGTGCCCGCAGCGCTGGCCGGCTACCGCGAGTCCCTCGCCCTCGGCCTGGAGCGCAAGCTGTACGCGGGCCCCCGCCCGACCGCCGTCTTCCTCGAGCAGCTCACCGAGTGGGCGGACACCGACGGGAACGGCCGCGGCTGGTTCGAGGACTTCGCCGCGGCCGGCCCCGCGGCCCTGCGGACCGGGCTGGACGAGGCCGCCCGGGCGGCGACGGCGGCCGTGGCGGAGCTGCGGGACTGGATCCGCGAGGTGTACGCGCCGGCCGTCGAGGGTGCCCCGAACACGGTGGGCCGGGACCGCTACGCCCGCTGGGCGCGCTACTACAACGGCACCGACCTCGACCTGGACGAGGCGTACGCCTACGGCTGGTCGGAGTTCCACCGCCTCCTCGACGAGATGCGCACGGAGGCGGAGAGGATCCTGCCCGGCGCCGCGACCCCGTGGGCGGCGCTCGCGCACCTCGACGAGCACGGCCGGCACATCGAGGGCGTCGAGGAGACCAGGACGTGGCTCCAGGGCCTGATGGACGAGGCCATCGAGAAGCTGGACGGCACCCACTTCGAACTCGCCGAGCGGGTGCGGAGGGTGGAGTCGCGCATCGCCCCGCCCGGCAGCGCCGCCGCCCCCTACTACACGCCGCCGTCGGAGGACTTCTCCCGTCCGGGCCGCACCTGGCTGCCGACCATGGGCCAGACCCGCTTCCCGGTCTACGACCTGGTCTCCACCTGGTACCACGAGGGCGTGCCCGGCCATCACCTCCAGCTGGCGCAGTGGGCGCACGTCGCCGACGACCTGTCCCGGTACCAGGCCTCCGTCGGGCTGGTCAGCGCCAACGCCGAGGGCTGGGCGCTGTACGCGGAGCGGCTGATGGACGAGCTGGGCTTCCTCACGGACGCCGAGGTGCGGCTCGGCTACCTGGACGCGCAGATGATGCGGGCGCTCCGGGTGATCGTCGACACCGGCATGCACCTGGAGCTGGAGATCCCGGCGGACTCGCCGTTCCACCCGGGCGAGCGGTGGACGCCGGAGCTGGCCGAGGAGTTCTACGGCGCGCACAGCAGCCGCCCGGAGGACTACGTCTCCAGCGAGATGACCCGCTACCTGACGATCCCCGGCCAGGCCATCGGCTACAAGCTGGGCGAGCGGGCCTGGCTGCTCGGCCGGGAGAGGGCGCGCGAGCGGCACGGCGACGCCTTCGACCTCAAGGCCTGGCACATGGCCGCCCTCTCCCAGGGGTCGCTGGGCCTGGACGACCTGGTCGACGAGCTGTCCCGGCTCTGACCCGCCGCGGCGCCGCGCGCGTCCGTCACCTGCGGAACCCGCCTTCGGAGTCGATCACCTGACCGGTGATCCAGCCCGCCTCGTCCGTGGCCAGCCACGCGATGAGGCGGGCCGGGTCGTCCGGCATGCCCCAGCGTCCGGCGGGGAAGCGGGAGGCGACCCAGTCGTAGGCCTCGCCCGACAGGTAGTCGGTGTCGACGGGTCCGGGATTGACCGCGTTCACGGTGACCGCCCGCTCGGCGAGCGTGGTGGCGAGGGAGCGGGTGACGGAGGCGAGGGCGCCCTTCTGGAGGGCGTAGGCAATTTCGCCGGGCATGCCGCCGCCGTGGTCCTGTCCCGAGGTCATCAGCACCACGCGCCCGCCGGGTGTGCGGGGCGGCAGGGCGGCGCGCAGCCGGGCGTAGGCCTGCACCAGCAGCACCACCGCGCGGGTGTCGACCGCCCAGTGCGCGTCGAGCATCGCGGCGTCGACGGTGTCGAGGGTGCCGTCGGAGCCGCTGAGGGCGTGGTTGGCGACGAGGATGTCGAGCCGTCCGCCGAGCGCCTCGGCGGCGGTGGCGATCAGCTCCGCGGGAGCGGCCGGGTCGGCGAGGTCGCCGGGGCCGTGGACGACGCGCGCCCGCGGGTCGCCGAGGACCTCGCGGACGGAGGCGGCGACTTCCTCCGGCCGGTCGGCGCCCCACGGCTGCCCGGCGTCGTGCGGCACGTGGTGGTGCAGGTAGACGCTCGCGCCGTGGGCCGCGAGGCGCCGGGCGACGGCGTATCCGATGCCGCCGCGCCGGCTGGCCCCGGTGACCAGGGCGGTCCGCCCGCGCAGCGGCAGCGGGTCACGACGGAGCTCTTCGGGGGTGGGATGCGGAAGTCGAGGCATACGGATCATGATGCGAGGCGCCCCGGGCCCCCGGCATCCCCCTTTTTCCGCCGGGCCCGCCGGCCAGCCGGGCCTCAGCAGCCGCAGTCCCCGGAGTCCACCGGCGCCGTCAGCGCGTCGGCGGCCCGCCGCTCACGCCCCTCCCAGGTCTCGTACTCGAACCCCTCGCGCACCCAGTACTCGAACCCGCCCAGCATCTCCTTGACGCGGAAGCCGAGTTCGGCGAGCGCGAGGGCCGCCCGGGTCGCGCCGTTGCATCCGGGCCCCCAGCAGTACGTGACCACGGGCACCGACTTGTCGAGCAGGCGCTCGGCCTGTTCCGGGATGAGCGCGGTCGGCAGGTGAACCGCGCCGGGGACGTGCCCCTGGTCCCACGCCGCGGTGGACCGGGAGTCCAGCACGACGAAGCCGGGATCGCCGTCGGCGGCGAGCGCGGTGGCGACGTCGGAGACGTCGGCGTGGAAGACGAGGCCGGCGCGGAAGTACGCGGCGGCGTCCGCCGGCGCGGCGGGGGCGACCCGCAGGACGGGGCTGGTGGCGGTGGCGGCGGTGGTCGCGGTCATCGCGAGGCTCCCTCTGTGGTGGTTCGCGAACCCGTGGCGTCCGGCCCGTGGCGGCCGGACCCGTGCCGTCCGGACTCCGTCGTCCGGAACGTGGTGTGCGAACCCGTGTGGTCCGATGACCAGAAATCTACGGTCGATGATCAACTGTCTGAAGGGGCGTTCCCCGGCCCCCTCCTTGATCCACCGGGGATTCCCCTGCTATCCATCGGCCATGACCGCGTTTTCCCCGGACGCCACCGACTGGCGCATCCTCGACGTCCTCCAGCGGGAAGGCCGCGCCAGCTTCGCCGAGCTGGCCCGGGCCGTCTCCATGTCCCCGAGTGCGGTCACCGAACGGGTGCGCCGTCTGGAGGAGGCGGGGGTGATCCGGGGGTACGCCGCCGTGGTGGACCCGGAGCGGCTGGGGCTGCCCATCCTCGCCTTCGTCCGGCTGCGCTACCCGACCGGCAACTACAAGCCCTTCCACGACCTGGTCGCCGCGACCCCGGAGATCCTGGAGGCGCACCACGTCACCGGCGACGACTGCTTCGTCATCAAGGTGGCCGCCCGCTCGATGCGGCACCTGGAGGAGGTGTCGGGGCGGATCGGGACGCTCGGCTCGGTGACCACCAGCGTCGTCTACTCGTCCCCGCTGCCCCGCCGTCCGCTCGGTCAGTGACCCCGCTGCCGCAGCGCCGACCCCGATCTGCCCTTGACGACCTCCAGCTGGGCGTGGATCCGCCGCCGCAGGTCGGCGACATGGCTGACGATGCCCACGCTGCGGTCGCGTTCGCGCAGCGAGTCGAGCACGTCCAGCACCTCGTCCAGGGTCTGGTCGTCGAGGCTGCCGAAGCCCTCGTCGATGAAGAGGGTGTCCAGGCGGACCCCGCCGGCCTCGTCGGTGACCACGTCGGCGAGGCCGAGGGCGAGGGCGAGGGAGGCGAAGAAGGTCTCGCCCCCGGACAGCGTCGCCGTGTCGCGTTCCCGCCCGGTCCAGGCGTCGACGACATGCAGTCCGAGGCCGCTGCGACCGCGGCCGGCCCGGTCGTCGGAGTGCACCAGGGTGTACCGGCCGGACGACATGCGCCGCAGCCGTACGGTCGCGGCGGCGGCCACCTGCTCCAGCCGGGCGGCGAGGACGTACGCCTCCAGGCGCATCCGGCGTTCGTTCTCCGCCGAGGTGCCGGCCGCGAGTCCGGCGAGCCGGGCCACCCGGTCGTACTCCTCGCGCAGCGGCGCCAGCCGGCGCGCACCGGTGGCCGCGCGCGCGGACAGGCGGTCCAGCTCCGCGCAGCGCCGGGCGGCGGCGTCCCGTGCCGAGGCGGCTTCCCGCACCCGGCGTTCCGCGTCGGCGGCGGCCCGTTCGGCGGCGGGCAGGTCGGCGGGCGGCTGTCCGGCGGCGGCGGCCGTGTCGGCCTCGGCGAGCACCGCGCGGACGGCGGCCTCCTCGGCCTGCCAGGCGTCCAGCCGGTGCTGCAGCTCCCGGTGCGCGGTGTCGTCGAGGAGGGCGGCGGCCGCGGCCTGCGGGGTGTCGAAGCCGGCCCGGAAGGCGGCGTCCGCGAGCCGGGCGTCGGCCTCCTTGAGGCGCTGGGCGGTGTCCTCCGCGGCGCGGACGGCCTCGGCGGCCTCGGTGAGCCGGGCAGCCCGTCCCTCCAGCTCGGCGGCGCGCGCGGCCACGCTGCCGGCCGTGCCGCGGGCCTGCGCCAGCTCCTCCTCCAGGGCGGCCCGTTCGCTCTCCAGCCGCTCCCGGTGGCCGACCCGGGCGGCGGCCCGCACCTCGGCCTGCTGCCGGGCGGCGGTGCGCCGCTCGTGCTCCTGCTCGGCGTGGCGCAGTTCCTCCCGCGCGGCGTGCAGCGCGGAGGCGTCGGCGCGTGCCCGCCGGTAGTCCCGCTCCACCTCCTCCGCCTCGCGGGCGAGTACGTCGGTGGGCGTGTCCCCGGCCTCGGCGCCGGCCGCGGCCAGGGCCTCCCGTACGGCGGCCAGGTGCCGTTCGTCCGCGGCGCGCCGCTCCTCGGCGCGCTGGTGGCCGGCGAGGGCGCGTTCCTCCACCTCCCGGTCGACGTGCCCGGCCACCTTGCGGGCCGGGGCGGGGTGGTCGGTGGCCCCGCAGACCGCGCAGGGCTCCCCGTCGGCGAGGCCCGCGGCGAGTTCGGCGGCGATGCCGTTCAGCCGCTGTTCCTTGAGGTCCAGCCAGTGGGCGCGGGCTTCGGCGGCCGCCTCGGCCGAGGCCAGGGCCTGCCGCCGGGCGGCGTCCGCCTCCTCGGCGAGCCGGTCGCGCTGCCGGGCGGCCTCCAGTCGCCGCCGGACCGGTTCGCGCCGCTCGGCGAGCTGTTCGGCCCGCCCGGCGGCCTCCTGCGCGGACTCGACCCGGGCGCGCAGCCTGGCGTGGGCGGTCTCCCATCCGGCGAGCCAGGACTCCGCCTCCGCGAGGATCTCCTCGTCGGCGCGCTCCTGGCGGTCGAGGCGGGCGCGTTCGGCGTCCAGGCCGGTGAGGCGGCGCTCGGCGCGGCGGGCGGACTCCAGTCCGCCCAGTTCCTCGGCGGCCCGGCGGGCTCCGGCGGCGAGCCCGGCGGCACCGGCGCCGGCGTACCGCGCGGGCAGCGCCGCGCGCGCGTGGGCCTCGGCGGTGACCGCGCGGCGGTGCTCCGCGTCGGCGGACTCGCGCAGTTCCAGGGCGGGTGCGACGGCTTCGGCCTTGCGGGCGCGCTCCATCCGGGCCTGCGCCTCGCGGTGGGCGCCGGCCCGCTCCTCCAGCAGCCGGGCCCGCTGCCGGGCGTCGGCGAACCGCCGCTGGAGGCGGGCCCGTTCCCGTACGTCGTCCAGGGCGCGGTCGGCGGCGGCCCGCGCGGACTCGGCGGCGGCGAGGCGGCAGCCGGCGACGGCGAGTTCCTCGCGGGCGGTGCTGCGGGCGATCGCGGCGGCGCCCAGCACGGCGTCCGCCAGGCCGGGGTCGCCGGGGGACAGCTCGGGCAGTTCCATGGTGCCGCCCGCCGCCTGCTGCATCCGGTGGGCGTCGGCCAGCAGGGCCGCGTCGCCCTCGCGCACCGCGGCCTCGGTGGCCCGGCGGCGGTCGGCGAGCCGCTTCTCCACCTCGGCGAAGCGCTGGGTGTCGAAGAGCCGGCCGAGCAGCTTGCCGCGAGCCTCGGCGTCGGCGCGCAGGAACCGCGCGAAGTCGCCCTGCGGCAGCAGCACGACCTGGCAGAACTGTTCCCTGCTCATGCCGAGGAGCTGGGTGATCTCCTCGCCGATCTCCTGGTGGGAGCGGCTGCGGTCGCGCCACGCGCCGGCCGCGGGGTCGTACTCGCGCAGCCAGGTCTGGGCCTTGTCCAGGGTGGTGCCGGTGCCGCGTTTCTTGGGGCGCTCCCAGGGCGGCTGCCGGGTGATCTCCAGGCGGCGTCCGGCGACGGTCAGCTCCAGCGTGACCGAGGTGCGGGTGCCGGGTGCGGCGTGGTCGCTGCGCAGGCCGGTGCCCTGGCCGCTGTGCCGGGCGCCCGGCACCGAGCCGTACAGCGCGTAGCAGACGGCGTCCAGCACGGAGGTCTTGCCCGCGCCGGTCGGCCCGTGCAGCAGGA
Above is a genomic segment from Streptomyces glaucescens containing:
- a CDS encoding Lrp/AsnC family transcriptional regulator, whose product is MTAFSPDATDWRILDVLQREGRASFAELARAVSMSPSAVTERVRRLEEAGVIRGYAAVVDPERLGLPILAFVRLRYPTGNYKPFHDLVAATPEILEAHHVTGDDCFVIKVAARSMRHLEEVSGRIGTLGSVTTSVVYSSPLPRRPLGQ
- a CDS encoding SDR family oxidoreductase encodes the protein MPRLPHPTPEELRRDPLPLRGRTALVTGASRRGGIGYAVARRLAAHGASVYLHHHVPHDAGQPWGADRPEEVAASVREVLGDPRARVVHGPGDLADPAAPAELIATAAEALGGRLDILVANHALSGSDGTLDTVDAAMLDAHWAVDTRAVVLLVQAYARLRAALPPRTPGGRVVLMTSGQDHGGGMPGEIAYALQKGALASVTRSLATTLAERAVTVNAVNPGPVDTDYLSGEAYDWVASRFPAGRWGMPDDPARLIAWLATDEAGWITGQVIDSEGGFRR
- a CDS encoding alkaline phosphatase D family protein, producing MASRPHPDRRAVLRGSLAASAALALPAGLGAAPALALSGRPRAGWGVQTGDVTTDSGLVWVRSDRPARMIVETSATESFRTTRRWHGPLLGADTDFTGTTRLRGLPPGEQIHYRVLLADPDDPRRTGEPVTGTFRTASVRRRDGVRFVWSGDLAGQGWGINPELGGYRIYDAMAAVDPDFFLCSGDNVYADGPITGTVALPDGRIWRNVTTEEKAKVAETLAEFRGNFRYNLLDENLRAFNARVPSIVQWDDHEVTNNWYPGEILGDSRYTEKSVDVLAARARRAFSEYFPVSTLRRPGGRVHRVQRHGPLLDVFVLDMRTHRNANSPGDQATDREGILGREQLEWLKRELSRSRAVWKVIASDMPLGLVVPDTGDGEPNIEAVAQGDPGVPLGRELQIAELLRFVKHRRITGTVWLTADVHHTSAQHYQPSRAAFTDFEPFWEFVSGPLNAGAFPAVALDGTFGPERVFVKAPTRANVSPAEGYQFFGEVDIDGDSAELTVRLREQDGTVLFTKVLRPGLVGQ
- a CDS encoding rhodanese-like domain-containing protein, with translation MTATTAATATSPVLRVAPAAPADAAAYFRAGLVFHADVSDVATALAADGDPGFVVLDSRSTAAWDQGHVPGAVHLPTALIPEQAERLLDKSVPVVTYCWGPGCNGATRAALALAELGFRVKEMLGGFEYWVREGFEYETWEGRERRAADALTAPVDSGDCGC
- a CDS encoding Lrp/AsnC family transcriptional regulator, translated to MAESVVLDPVDLHLLRLLQNDARTTYRDLAAQVGVAPSTCLDRVTRLRRAGVILGHQLRLDPAKLGRGLEALLSVQVRPHRRELVGPFVDRIRALPESRTVFHLTGPDDYLVHVAVADMADLQRLVLDEFTARREVARVETRLIFQQWDCGPLLPPAHQ
- a CDS encoding AAA family ATPase, whose translation is MRLHRLDITAFGPFGGSQSVDFDALSAAGLFLLHGPTGAGKTSVLDAVCYALYGSVPGARHSGQGTGLRSDHAAPGTRTSVTLELTVAGRRLEITRQPPWERPKKRGTGTTLDKAQTWLREYDPAAGAWRDRSRSHQEIGEEITQLLGMSREQFCQVVLLPQGDFARFLRADAEARGKLLGRLFDTQRFAEVEKRLADRRRATEAAVREGDAALLADAHRMQQAAGGTMELPELSPGDPGLADAVLGAAAIARSTAREELAVAGCRLAAAESARAAADRALDDVRERARLQRRFADARQRARLLEERAGAHREAQARMERARKAEAVAPALELRESADAEHRRAVTAEAHARAALPARYAGAGAAGLAAGARRAAEELGGLESARRAERRLTGLDAERARLDRQERADEEILAEAESWLAGWETAHARLRARVESAQEAAGRAEQLAERREPVRRRLEAARQRDRLAEEADAARRQALASAEAAAEARAHWLDLKEQRLNGIAAELAAGLADGEPCAVCGATDHPAPARKVAGHVDREVEERALAGHQRAEERRAADERHLAAVREALAAAGAEAGDTPTDVLAREAEEVERDYRRARADASALHAAREELRHAEQEHERRTAARQQAEVRAAARVGHRERLESERAALEEELAQARGTAGSVAARAAELEGRAARLTEAAEAVRAAEDTAQRLKEADARLADAAFRAGFDTPQAAAAALLDDTAHRELQHRLDAWQAEEAAVRAVLAEADTAAAAGQPPADLPAAERAAADAERRVREAASARDAAARRCAELDRLSARAATGARRLAPLREEYDRVARLAGLAAGTSAENERRMRLEAYVLAARLEQVAAAATVRLRRMSSGRYTLVHSDDRAGRGRSGLGLHVVDAWTGRERDTATLSGGETFFASLALALGLADVVTDEAGGVRLDTLFIDEGFGSLDDQTLDEVLDVLDSLRERDRSVGIVSHVADLRRRIHAQLEVVKGRSGSALRQRGH
- a CDS encoding GNAT family N-acetyltransferase — its product is MTDVTRAKNGRPVHHWRRDVVELAALFTAVAVADAVANLIGHGPDGPTLLVVSAVVLLATAAFHTWWARRHGHAPPADDTGARPGTAGRTAADEVSPHNALWRLRTTVRDEPGSLAALCSALAGHRVDILSLQTHPLGDGTVDEFLLRAPGTLGAGEITRAVSLAGGTSTWIERADAHDLVDAPTRILGLATRTALDAAELPLALRQLLGRCTIRQLPAAPAGRAGDADAVPAEGVLEDTVLRLRAPEGGVITVERPYLPFTPTEFARARALVELDSRLGPRVPRGRDVLTLPEGDAITVHRADTGDVEAAKEMHERCSARTLAMRYHGPVGDADRYLNHLLSPRFGRTLAVRTASGRVVGLGHLLWDGDETEVALLVEDAWQRRGIGTELLGRLVAMAAEAGCESVYAVTQSSNTGMVAAMRGLGLPLDYQIEEGTLVITARLAAAPAASGLPARD
- a CDS encoding DUF885 domain-containing protein; translation: MSETKIPLPREVADAFVDELIALDPVTGTYLGVRESSSRLPDTSPAGQEALAELARRTLARLDQAERRPGADRDIERRCARLLRERLTAELAVHEADEGLRAVGNMSTAAHHVREVFTVTPADTEEDWAAITERLRAVPAALAGYRESLALGLERKLYAGPRPTAVFLEQLTEWADTDGNGRGWFEDFAAAGPAALRTGLDEAARAATAAVAELRDWIREVYAPAVEGAPNTVGRDRYARWARYYNGTDLDLDEAYAYGWSEFHRLLDEMRTEAERILPGAATPWAALAHLDEHGRHIEGVEETRTWLQGLMDEAIEKLDGTHFELAERVRRVESRIAPPGSAAAPYYTPPSEDFSRPGRTWLPTMGQTRFPVYDLVSTWYHEGVPGHHLQLAQWAHVADDLSRYQASVGLVSANAEGWALYAERLMDELGFLTDAEVRLGYLDAQMMRALRVIVDTGMHLELEIPADSPFHPGERWTPELAEEFYGAHSSRPEDYVSSEMTRYLTIPGQAIGYKLGERAWLLGRERARERHGDAFDLKAWHMAALSQGSLGLDDLVDELSRL
- a CDS encoding trans-sulfuration enzyme family protein, coding for METARTKSPTRTRALATEAVHAGRDDLAGQGLHVPPIDLSTTYPSADSRAEAARIDAFATTGAEPDGPPVYARLGNPTVARFETALARLEGTETAVAFASGMAALSAVLLVRASLGLRHVVAVRPLYGCSDHLLTAGLLGSEVTWTDPAGIAEALRPDTGCVLVESPANPTLAEVDLRAVAHACGSVPLMVDNTFATPVLQRPAEHGARLVLHSATKYLGGHGDVLAGVVACDEEFAGRLRQVRFATGGVLHPLAGYLLLRGLATLPVRVRAASRTAAELARRLAADPRVERVHYPAIGGAMVAFEVHGDPHAVIGGVRLVTPAVSLGSVDSLIQHPASISHRIVDAEDRRGAGVSDRLLRLSVGLEDVDDLWADLDGALG